In the Lytechinus variegatus isolate NC3 chromosome 17, Lvar_3.0, whole genome shotgun sequence genome, gtaacaccagtttggtatttctactttgcttcaactggaatgcaattgtttgaactggtctccagttgatttttactggtccagtaaGTAATCAACTGGTACAGTaaacatatactggaaaccattAAAAATCTCCTGAAaaccatttattggaccagtaacaccagtttgattaaaaaaaataactggtATTACTACTTTGTTTCAACTGGAATGGAACTGTTGGAACTGctctccagttgatttttactggtccatttaaaatcaactggcccagtaaaaatatactggaaaccagtaaaattcTACTGGAAACccgtaaaaaaataattgttactGGTCTTACCgtgatttttcattattggCCCCCGGGTAGAATCCATTTTTTTACAtaccggggagcgtttcatcaacattttcgtccgacaagttgtcaggtctgacaacttgcATTGATAATTATTGGCTTTGAGTCACTGTTATCATAgtaactgtctgataaaacAGTATTTGTCGGCCAACGTCTGACAAATCCTTTCATAAAACGCTTCcctgatttcttttttctttttgttatttcGCCGACATCGTACGATAGCTAGTTGCCGAAGCTAGCTGCGCTGAGAGGAAGAAGGCTGCCAAGTAACAAAAGTCATCCATCGAACTCAAGTTATAACGTTAGAGATGTTTTAACAATTTCTTTCTATGAAAAATGTGTGGCTCAGTATCCCGTCTTCAGCTTACCCTAGCTATTATAAAACCTGATGTTGTAGCACATCCTTACAAATTTGGGGTGAGTAAAGTTTCTGCTCATTTTGGACGTGGACTGGTCTTCAGCAGCGCCACCCGCAACCGGATTCGGAAAATTAAAGGAGCGCGAGAGTTAAGGGGAGAATTGCCTTGGGTTTCGCGCTGGAATACCGGTAAcatgggatgggggggggggggagtagccaggaggcttctagagagtaaaaatcatttactaacgtaaggttactctcaacgAAGCCAGGTATCCCTATCCATTCACGtagcctgtttttttttcttcaaagaaacacATAAATCATCTTCGCGCGGCCGATTGGGGAAAAATATCAGTACTAAATATAGATCTAggctagtcttgaggacgcaatgatgatgattttttttagatgtcatatatacttcatcattgacgtcttgacactctctccatagactcttcagcgaacgaccaaaacaaagatggattcccccaaaaaatccatctttttaaaccgaagttACTCGaagtttgttaattttattaattcttacaccttcctacgactaatgcgtaggaaggttttaaatattactttaaaaaatgtaaaaaaatgaagatttcttacctaactgatgccgcgtagacccctagttccacatgtaaacaacggaaatacaatagcgttgacccttgaaccgcttatgtatgacgtacttccggaaagcaatgccggcttaacgaacaatttagagataaaaaatcttatttaacaaatatcaaaatttattttgtgatcataaataattcatattaatatatataaattatttatgatcacaaaataaattttgatatttgttaaataagattttttatctctaaattgttcgttaagccggcattgctttccggaagtacgtcatacataagcggttcaagggtcgacgctattgtatttccgttgtttacatgtggaacgaggggtctacgcggcatcagttaggtaagaaatcttcattttttttacattttttaaagtaatatttaaaaccttcctacgcattaggcgtaggaaggtgtaagaattaataaaattaacaaacttCGAGTaacttcggtttaaaaagatggatttttggggggaatccatctttgttttggtcgttcgctgaagagtctatggagagagtgtcaagacgtcaatgatgaagtatatatgacatctaaaaaaaatcatcatcattgcgtcctcaagactagatCTAGGCCCCCCcctatgggtgaaaaaaaattcgTCCCCCCTTTAGCGAAAGGTGGATCCACCCCTTCCTCCTATTTATTTCTCTCCTTCCAAGTTCCATCCATCTCTCCATTCTTCAAGGAGCCGCGGAATAGTTTTGAAAGTGGGGCTAAAcatgaaaaatgtttatttttttgtatttctacCAATAAAATTATTAACGAAATAATGCGGTACaaaaatcaatgtcatatttcTTCCTGTATTAaagtacttgaaaaaaaaatggaaggggGGGTGGCAATACCGCCACTGCTAGTAATATGATTACCGGGTATACCATCCGTTACTATAAAgatgttttgaagaaaaaatgttgaaaattttgagATAATCATGAGGACTGTCCGAGGAGAAATCTTTTAAAGAGTGGTTGctggctttgaaaaaaaagacaaaagaaagagGTTATCTCTCTAAAGATGAGTTGATTGTGGTCGAATATCATACTAAACTGATTTCCAGGGGTGCTGCCTCTGGTTCAGAGGCGGCGATCCTGGGGATAGGCGGGGGGCTCAATGCCCCCATTTTTAAAATCACTAAAAAGTGCCCCTTTTCTGTTACCCCACTTTCAACTTCCCTCCACTCCCCCTGCTGTATGTGTACAAAAAACACaccaccagcaaaaaaaaaaatcttgggggTCACAACCCAAGCACCCCACTTCCCAGGGCCATATACAAGGAttcaattttattaattttaaagaaagcGTGAGACatcatttgttgaaaataaaaaaaattaaagagacCTATTAAGGACTGCATGTGGTCCTACCAGTACGCTAGATCTGCACACAAAACTACTTCCCAGGGCCATATACAAGGAttcaattttattaattttaaagaaagcGTGAGACatcatttgttgaaaataaaaaaaattaaagagacCTATTAATGACTGCATGTGGTCCTACCAGTACGCTAGATCTGCGCACAAAACTACTTTCATATGACACGCAAAAGGGATAGATCTTAGTGGAAAAGTGAGATAAAGCAAACAGGTTTTAGAAACTGCCTTCGTTGGCGTTCAATAATATGGGTGGTATGATAAAAATTCTGCTAGCTTATTCGTACTATTATTTCTGGCCATTGTACCGTACTTAGATCTATATTTCAATTTGGaaacatttctttgttttcttatttATGATACAAATCGAGCGAGGCAAGCAAAATGATATTGGGCAGAGTTCCAAGTCTTCATGCCCCAGACTgaatatattttgacatcaacttactctaaaaacaagtgttaatgttttattttgtattattcattctttaagTATAAGGTAAAATTAGAAGTCTCGGAGTGTCAGTTAATGCTGCAAAAGAAGTATAAGGCCTACTCTTTTGCAGCACTATCCAGCTACCGCGGCGAGGATGCCCTCCGAGAAGGTagccaagtacatgtacatgtaattcaggTGTTTTTGCGTAGGTAGGATAGATTAACATTTGGAATAACTGACCAGAAAgaaagttaattttttttttctttctttaatgcAGACAATAAAGCAGATAATTCTTCAGAATGGGTTTCTTGTTGTTTGCTCGAAGAGGTTGCAGTGGTCAAAATCAGATGCAGCAAGATTCTATGCCGAACATGAAGGTATGTATGTGTAAGGCAGAGTACTTTAATACTCTTATTGCTTCAAAatagtggactcatgaataaaataacgtAGTTAACCATGGGAACAGGCATTAATTTGGAGCactgacaaaagcgtgcatccgTATTGGACTCTACTCAGTACACGTGGTAAATCAAGCATAATTTacatacaggaaatttgcataaaccatgggttcaactggtggttttcaaaaccaccattgtgaattcaggccttAGGGACTACCAATATTAAGAggttactacatgtattactacAGATATTatttgagagcttttctcttataaccaaaaaaaaatgctaatcaAATTTGTTAAGCAAAATTTGTCCTTGTTAACTACCATTGACGATTTTCATAGTATTAAAATTAGTAGGTATTAATATTAAAGCCCCACGTACAATGTAAATCTGACTGTGCTGTGCTCAGTCAGTAaaagaaatcatttatttaaCAGAAGGATGTCTCTTTCTAGCAGTAGCCAATTTCATTAGCCCTTTGTCAGATCCAAAAGTGTAAGCCTCCTATTAACACCTTGTACATTATTTTCTATAGGGGATTTATTAAAGTATGGATTGATTtgccataataataataatgataattgtgataTCTTGTTGAGCACGCACATCATCCATAGATGCTAATGGCGCTATCTCAGCAACAGCACCTTTggatataaaaacaacaaatataaacaaatgaaaaagagATCTTAACAAGTACAGCTGAttacataatttaaaaaaggaaGTTTTGTATCACACACCGGAATTCCTAGCTAAATCCTCATGCGGGCTAATAAAGAGCCCCTTTGGGCCTTAAATTTGCATGGGGCCCAATGTAGACTGTAGATTtgccataataataataatgataattgtgataTCTTGTTGAGCACGCACATCATCCATAGATGCTAATGGTGCTATCTCAGCAACAGCACCTTTggatataaaaacaacaacaaatataaacaaatgaaaaagagATCTTAACAAGTACAGCTGAttacataatttaaaaaaggaaGTTTTGTATCACACACCGGAATTCCTAGCTAAATCCTCATGGGGGCTAATAAAGAGCCCCTTTGGGCCTTAAATTTGCATAGGGCCCAATGTAGACTGTAGTGCAATGTAGCACAATATGCTGAACTCAAAAAGTAGCCcaggaaaacaaaaatcgacCTGCCAGGTGCCCTTCTTGCAGCAttctttatgtacatgtagtacacacTGATCTGTATAAAATTGACTAATTTGTCACTTTCTACTTTTGTCAGGTCGATTCTTCTACAATCGTCTTGTTGGCTTTATGACGAGTGGTCCTATGTGTGCTCAGGTTTTGGCAGGAGACAATGCAATAGAAAGATGGCGGAAATTGATGGGACCTACAAAAACATTCAGGTAGTTTAAACTTTGACCCACACAAAGTTCTGTATAGAATGTCTTTGGAAACTTCAAAGACCACATACAGATAATGTGCCAAAGTCGGCATTAGCAGTATACGTTGAATCTGATGAGCCTGCAAATTTTGTTAACTGTATCTTAACTATTAAACAGGTCTAATATCTTTAATAAAGACAGTAGGTTTTCACAGATTTTCCAGCTGTGGTACTGGTAGTACATGCActagaatttttaaatatgaaaaaggaaGAACATGAGGAAAAAACGATGCTGAAAGAAATTTGAGAAGCATGTGTTCATGAGACAATTTGAATCTCTTCAACAGGAGTTTGATGTTTTATCCTAACGACCTTTAACCTTTTGGGTCCTGTCTTTATTCTACTGTACCTATAAATCACAATGACATGATCTATGTGGCCAATTCAAAATACCAAAGTATGTTTTTACTTAATAACCACTTTCTGTCTCGCCTGCATAATGTAGCAGAGTGaaactataggcgctgcttttctgATGGTATCTTTATATGatttgtgtttttgtgaataattatattcaagtagttatcaaagtcagcactgctgctatattgaattgtgtGATGCAGATGAGACTGCCAGATGCGCTCCACTTGttagatttctttttattcctttcaaactttcatatccccctattttcttatttctttacaAATGTCTACCAGTATATGGAATGGATTCCCCTATAAATTTGTATATGGGAATGTTGTGTTTGACAAATGAAGTTTGTTTGATCTGAATCAAGTGATTTATACTGATCAATACAGGATAAAATGCATTTGGAAATAGCGCCATCTGAAGACTAAATTCTGCTCATGGATGTTTATTAGAGTTGGTGTAGGAATAAGGAAGGAAATTTGTACTGAACATGTTTCCTTGAAGACTTTGATTCTACTCTAAATGAAGTACAATTAAATGTTCTGATTGAAAATACACTCCTTTAAGTTTATTAGCATTTTCATGTCATGAGTTCAGAAAACAAACTCTAATTAGTCTTGTGTGTGTTGCATGTTCACTGAAAACTATTAAgaattaaattatattttcattttgaatattcctAGGTTTTCTTTAAATAGGCCTtgaaatcaattacaaaaatcatgaatatgtGCTTGATTAAAACAATCCAAGACTTCAGGAAAAAGGACactatgaaatataaataattcgaaaattgtgaaTGAAGCAATATTTTTGATAGAAATTCttcaaatgacaatttttttcattaaattggtaCAGTTTATGAATATGTTTGATGAGGGGAAAAAATGTCATTTGATATacaggtatgtacatgtagtgaagTTTACCCAGAAATCTTCATGTTTGTTTTCTTATCATTTGCAATTACGGTATACAATTTCAATAAGAttctaattattataatttttttttatccataacAGAGCGAAACACCTTGAACCAAACTCTATCCGTGGAGAGCATGGCTTAACAGACACAAGGAATGCAGCTCATGGCTCAGGTATGCATTCATGTAGAAGGAAACAAGGAGAGGTTgggatagagagagggggagtgaGAGAGATTAAAAGGGCAAGGGGGAGGGGAAGGAAATATCACTTATTAAAGGTAACCCAAATGAGAATTAGCAAATAAAGGTTTTTGATGCATCCACTCACCGTATATATGCTGACCAGAGGCATTCTGATTTTTTTGCGTGTCATTGTCATCACGTATTTGTTCTTGTGATAAGTGGGGGGTGAGAGAATTGATATCCATCAAGATTAAAACCAATATTTGTAGCTATTACATAGAATAAGAACTTGCTAAAAACTACAgaaattgataatggagatgaaATTGAAAGACACAAGATGAAAcaacagcatattattacctttgccaagaaagaaaaaaaagaattgtgtGGATATACACCATACCCTGAATTGTGCTGATCATTAATGCTTTTTCATGTGCTGATATTGTGTATAAATATTCTTCCTATAATGAACAATGAATATCCAATTTTAAGTAGGTATAATTtctatgtgatttttttttacagattccCCTGAGACTGCTGCGAAggaaatcaactttttcttcCCAGAATTCAATATCGCCCAATGGTATGAGCGGGATGAACCATTATTCAGAGGAGGGGAGATTGACTTTTGTACAGATAGAGGGATCCATATACCAAATCCAAGCTTCATGTATTCAGAAAGATGACACATGTTAAAAtgacatttattaatttatacaACTGTATGAGGGTAGATATTCAGAAAGCAGAAAAGAGTCATGTTGAAATCTTTAAATTATTTGAGTGTGTTTACTCTTGCTCAATAAAGAAGCTGTGCTTCTGATCGTACATGTATGAGAATCTCACCACCCAGCCCGAAAAACCAAAACAAGTCACAAAGTTGTATCAGTTCGGGAAACAGTGCAACATTCCTTGATCATCCATTGATTTGTTGTCATAAATGCTGAAGGATCGCATGCACAAAAATGTAAGAGCAGCATCGTGCGAACAGCCATAACCGAAGTTTAGTTTGGTAAAGTTTGGTTTTCATGTGGTGCGCAAACTGTTTGTGATGGATTCAaatcccccccccacccctccacAAATGGCAAAGACACACTTTGCTTATAATGCTCTAATAGCATACTGAATATACTCGGGGTCTTAGTAGCATATGACAAACTGCTCGCCAAGTTACATGTAGGTGACTGTATTCAAATTGTATGGTGAATTCAAACGCTTCTCTTTTATCTCCCAAGTTTTCAATGCCCAACTATACAGTGGCtcatttatcattaaaaataaattccagttctggtaacgatctcaaaatgactttaaacagaatctaatatgaccacccaagtgtctgtttgtatgattaaaaaatatgtgccaaaggattctggaagaaattgtgtaattgctgagaaataagcaaagtaagcgcggattcggtcacttccgtcgggtctttattccagcaataacaatacactgtcccacgtgtgcctatctgcgttgatgatcttcagtgtgaacatttttcatcgtagatttcacaaagttcagtttatgtaactgtaccagatctagatcctcgatgatatactgacaattaagcctggttttacagactttctcatgaaatcagtgtttactgcaactactggcatttctctttaaagcaAAAATGGTATTCCGGAGAATGAATGATTTTGTATTATTGGAAAGGAAACAAGGGACCCTTTTacccttcctttttttattacttatttGACTCGAGGCTCCACAACaacttttttcttggtggcctgATTAGTCCACCAAAAccattaatttcatgtttttgttggcccgcaaagcaaatttgatagCCCTATCGGGCCACAAAGTGCGGTTTTTACAGAATTTGATGGCCCGACTCCCATTTTTGGTTTTTCAGGGCCTCTGCTAATGTAGAGCCCTGTATTAGTATTGTTTTTAGCCATCTTGTATGTGTGATTTTTCTGAATCTACTGTTTCCAAAACTTTGTCAAGCTATTGATGTCGTAAGTTGTGGTAAATTACTTTTGACTAATTTACTATATTAAAGggcaagttcaccccaacaaaaaaaagttgattgattttaatgaaaagggAATTTGAATTGAACTACATGTGGAcctagtgctgaaaatttcattaatataGTGTAccctatgaaataagaaagttattttatgcaagttttgcttgatttcacaaaacagttttacaCAACGTGGTCagtgtgcaaatgagggaatTAATGAagtcactgaatattttgtaatgTGATATATcttatatattttcttcattgtaaTGTTGAACAAGGTTGATTGCTCATTTAACTGTGGGATTGTCATCCTTGCAACGTATTTGGATTAAAAGAGATGCTTTAATTGTAAAATCGACTTTGAGATAATGTAtcgaaatattttataattcatttaacaaaatacaaacgAAAAGAAATATGTGAATATCACTGAATCACTATTTTGCATATGACTgattttttgtggaaaaaaagtGAGTTTATGACTTATGGACATTTCAATTTGCATAAAACCCTAAAATCGGCAACATGGATTAAATGTCTTTAAAAATacttaattttgatgaaatcttcagtgcTGGGCTTATATTCCCTAaattgttggggtggacttcacctttaaaaTGACTTTGATAGACACCTACTTCACATTTGCTCATTAAGATTATTATCCATATCAGACATCTGGGGttgtcatttacaaaaccgtagtACCCTATATTTCATTAATACTGGCATCTagggtacatgtaggtacattaTTTGCAATTTGCTCGGTCTCTATGCGCGTACcgactttgcatgcagagacaacgcaaaatatacctttgtactTTCCTTGGTCTGACGACATCTGACACATGCGCGTACcgactttgcatgcagagacaacgcaaaatatacctttgtacaTTCCTCGGTCTGACATCCGGGTATCTGAGGGCGCATTTGAAAGCGAAGAGATATGCACCATTCTGATGAACACAGCAACAATATGCGTCACAATGTTTGAAAAAGGGATAACGATGGATATGTGTCCCAAGGTACACCACTATGTAATTACATCACAATGATACaggtatacatgtagctcagaatccctgataataaacataacacAATCAACCCCTATTCTTCAAAGATAGATCTCCATTTTCATGatctttgatgtcttgatttggATTATAATAAAAATGCTGCATGTCTCTCCTGTCAGGGAACATCACATATAATGCCCTTCCTTCATCTTAAGACTCAGCCCAGTGTGATTCTGTTGCGTGCAGTGTATTCGTTGTTCGCTCGAGGCCAGTCACTAATGTATAATAATATTGTCATTCATTGTATGTAGTACTTGTATCATCTTATCAAGGGGttaaggggaatgaaacctttggaatgagtaggcttgtgttgaagcagaaaaatcaaagaataacaaagaaagtttgagaaaaattggacaaacaatgagaaagttatgagcatttgaatattgcaatcactaatgctatggagatcctctaattggcaatgcgacaaggatgtgtgatgtcacatgtgaacaactttctctatgatggactataaaatacccccaaaatgtctctttttgctttttcttatggtgatacaaacttttatccgtgatgtattctttaaaaatctgtattacatgccctcctatagaaagaatacatgatctactgatagatgtgataaaagaggcaatttaagtgaaatatatactagtgtaatggggagagttgttcatcagtgacatcacacatctttgccgcattgccaatgtgaggatctccatagcattagtgatcgcaatattcaaatgctcataacctcattatttgtccgatttttctcaaactttcgttgatttgtttctttgatttttctgctttcacacaagctatcttgttctaaaggtttcattctcctttaagaaaaTTGTATTATTAGTCAATGCGTACCAGTACTCTGCTTTGTATTTTGCAAGCCTGGGGAAACTAAAATATGAATCACAATAATATTACTTTGTGCTTTGCTTTGTGCTCGCTATCTCCCTGAAGAGAATTCAAAATATTCTCACTGGAATATTGAGTTATTATTATTCTTGAAGTGATGAACATGCCTTATGTCGGTTGCACCAAGGAAATAAGACCCCTAGACCATGTAGTTTGAGACACACATGTTTGTAAACAAAACTTGGATGTATACCAAGAAGCAAtacaaataaatgtttattataATGATACTGTGCTTTGATATCAGGGTTCAAGGAGTATTGCTTAGGCTTTGGTAGGTTTGACAGTTTtatgtccattttttttcactctgttttatttccaaatcaaacaatcaatacAGTCCAAATTGCACATGATAAATTATGGTATCCATTATTGCCCTCAGCAAGTCTTTGCACATGACAAAAATATATGGAGGTCTcagaaatttttaaaacttgtatatttatttttataacgCCCTCTATCAGGGAGCTATGGAAATTTTTGTGGTTGGATTAGGAAATTTACCCTTGGGTATAACCTCTACCGGTATGATTCACTCATAACCCAATTAATAAACAATCAGGTAACACTAAGACCATGTTCTCATCTAGGTTCGTACACTAAAATTAGCTGAAACTGTTTAGTggggtccgggctgaaaataatacatagagtagaattcactgagcaaaatgccaaaatttcatttaaatcggataacaaataacattattgaagtttttttttttaagttttgtaatattttgtgaaaacagtcatgaatattcattaggtgggctgatgtaacatccccactttctgttttcttatgttacataaaatcatgattttttcattatttcatacttgtgtgaatgatatgtctcccttataatgaaataagttgcagcaataaatataatGCACAGTTGTCAATCCAGTTTTTCtggttcttggaggaaaaaataaaacctaatttgatataataaattacaaaagaacaagtggggatgtgacatcatcagcccacctaatgaatattcatgacaactgttttcacaaaatattgctaaactttaaaattcaataactttgttatttgttatccgactttgacgaaatttttggcattttgctcagtgaattctactttatttattaagctataaatacttacagcctggaccatccctttaagtggTCTTCAATCCAAACCAGGTTGGTAAACCACCTCGCggtgtagttttcaagatcactttgcctcgttaaactggtatATAAAGCAGAGATGAGGACAGAACCGTTCTTCTGGAAGCAATGTTCACATCAGGAAGATGGAGATTGTATGCATGTTGGGTACGCTACTTGGTACACGCTGTATGTAGAATACCCAAGCTTCGATTTCAAATTTAGTGGCTGCGAAACATGCGACTCCACTGAGAacattcccatagcaacaagaccatTTTACTTGAAGTGGTTCTATCATACCAGTCCAGGAGATggtgcagagctaccaagtctcacgcattatatGCATTATGCGTgcgactcaag is a window encoding:
- the LOC121431269 gene encoding nucleoside diphosphate kinase 6-like, yielding MCGSVSRLQLTLAIIKPDVVAHPYKFGTIKQIILQNGFLVVCSKRLQWSKSDAARFYAEHEGRFFYNRLVGFMTSGPMCAQVLAGDNAIERWRKLMGPTKTFRAKHLEPNSIRGEHGLTDTRNAAHGSDSPETAAKEINFFFPEFNIAQWYERDEPLFRGGEIDFCTDRGIHIPNPSFMYSER